Below is a window of Thermoanaerobaculia bacterium DNA.
CCTCGGGCAGCGTGCCGACGCGCCGGACGCTGCCGACGGCGAACGCGTTGGCGAGGATGAGGAGGTTCGCCGCGAAGAAGGGATCGAGCCGCGCGAGGCCGAGAAGCCGTTCCGAGGCCGCCGAGGCTTCCTCCGAGGCGAGGATCTCCCCCGCGAACCGCGCCGTGTCGTCGAAGATCGGGAAGAAATGCACGGGCGCCGCGAGGCGGGCGTGCAGGGCCGCCGCGAAGCTCCGGAACTGGACGAACGACTCGTGCCCCTTGGCCGCGCCGAGATCGTCTTCGGCGCACCGCGCGAGAACCTCCCAGAAACCGTCCTCGATCGCCTCGGGACGGAACTCCTGTTCCCACCCGTCTCCCTCCGCCGGCTCGGCCGCGACCGACCGGTCGAAGCGAACGGTGTCGTCCATGTCCTTCATCGCCTGGAAGGCGATCACCTGTCCCTTGATCTTCAGGTGGATCTGAAGGAGGTCTTCCGTCTGGAACTCCGGGTCGAAATCGAAGCGCCCGTGCTTCCAC
It encodes the following:
- a CDS encoding DUF4388 domain-containing protein; this encodes MASHLSGRIESFDVVDLIQWLEVRRASGRLTLIRGADRKTIDWKNGDIVFVSGGKPGDRLGQALLRSRAVPVSSLYSSLARNLASGVKLTRVLLEEDWIPRDSLAELVGALAEKLLKEVLAWKHGRFDFDPEFQTEDLLQIHLKIKGQVIAFQAMKDMDDTVRFDRSVAAEPAEGDGWEQEFRPEAIEDGFWEVLARCAEDDLGAAKGHESFVQFRSFAAALHARLAAPVHFFPIFDDTARFAGEILASEEASAASERLLGLARLDPFFAANLLILANAFAVGSVRRVGTLPE